From a single Myxocyprinus asiaticus isolate MX2 ecotype Aquarium Trade chromosome 33, UBuf_Myxa_2, whole genome shotgun sequence genomic region:
- the LOC127423972 gene encoding neuropeptide Y receptor type 1-like, with protein sequence MAMERSHLSNISQASLLGDALWEQGDCPTSLSSTTFLIVAYSTMLAVGLVGNTCLVLVITRQKEMRNVTNIFIVNLSCSDILVCLVCLPVTIIYTLMDRWILGEALCKVTPFVQCMSVTVSIFSMVLIALERHQLIIHPTGWKPIVRHSYLAVAVIWIVACFISLPFLSFNILTNSPFHNLSIPFNPFSDHFICIEQWPSEGNRLAYTTSLLLFQYCLPLVLILLCYFRIFLRLSRRKDMVERARGGCQKKAKGSKRVNAMLASIVAAFALCWLPLNVFNTVFDWNHEAIPVCQHDTIFSACHLTAMASTCVNPVIYGFLNNNFQKELKSLMYRCRCWGPPESYESFPLSTVSTGVTKGSILSNGSVSINAYQPHKKNSLEQKEIV encoded by the coding sequence ATGGCCATGGAGAGGTCTCATCTGAGCAACATCTCCCAGGCTTCATTATTAGGAGATGCACTCTGGGAACAAGGTGACTGCCCAACCTCCCTCAGTAGCACCACTTTCCTCATTGTAGCTTACAGCACCATGCTAGCAGTGGGCTTGGTGGGCAACACTTGCCTGGTCTTAGTCATTACACGACAAAAAGAGATGCGTAATGTGACCAACATCTTCATCGTTAACCTCTCATGCTCCGATATCCTCGTTTGCTTGGTATGTTTGCCAGTTACCATTATCTACACCCTCATGGATCGATGGATTCTGGGCGAAGCTCTGTGCAAAGTGACGCCGTTCGTCCAGTGTATGTCTGTGACGGTTTCGATTTTCTCCATGGTCCTCATCGCTTTGGAGAGACACCAGCTCATCATCCACCCAACCGGATGGAAACCAATCGTCAGACACTCATACCTGGCTGTAGCGGTTATCTGGATTGTAGCTTGTTTTATTTCCCTTCCATTTCTCTCATTTAACATCCTCACAAACTCGCCATTTCACAACCTCAGTATTCCTTTTAACCCTTTTAGTGATCACTTTATCTGTATAGAGCAGTGGCCATCTGAGGGGAATCGGCTAGCTTACACCACATCATTACTACTTTTCCAGTACTGCTTACCGTTAGTGCTAATTCTACTCTGCTACTTCCGCATATTTCTACGCCTCAGTCGACGGAAAGATATGGTTGAAAGAGCACGAGGTGGGTGCCAGAAGAAGGCCAAAGGCTCAAAGCGAGTCAACGCCATGCTTGCCTCAATTGTAGCTGCATTTGCCCTGTGCTGGTTGCCACTAAATGTTTTTAATACAGTGTTTGATTGGAACCATGAGGCAATTCCAGTGTGCCAGCACGACACCATTTTCTCAGCTTGCCACCTCACTGCTATGGCGTCAACTTGCGTCAACCCAGTGATATATGGATTCCTGAACAATAACTTCCAGAAGGAGTTGAAATCGCTGATGTACAGATGCCGCTGCTGGGGGCCACCCGAGAGTTACGAGAGTTTCCCATTGTCCACCGTCAGTACGGGCGTTACAAAGGGGTCCATCCTTAGCAATGGCTCAGTCAGCATCAACGCCTATCAGCCACACAAGAAAAACAGTTTAGAACAGAAAGAGATAGTTTAA